AGAAAGAGGAACAGTAGAAAAACAGGACTAGACAGAGGAAAAGTAGAAACACGGACACACAGTGGAAACACAGAACCAGAAAGAGGAACAGTAGAAACACAGGACTAGACAGAAGAACAGTAGAAACACAGAACCAGACAGAAGAACAGTGGAAAAACAGAACCAGACAGAAGAATAGTGGAAACACAGATCCAGACAGAAGAACATTAGAAACACAGGACCAGAGAAAAGAACAGTAGAAACACAGGACCAGACAAAAGAAAAGTAGAAACACAGAACCCGATAGAAGAATAGTGGAAACACAGAACCAGACAGAAGAACAGTAGAAACACAGGACCAGACAGAGGAACAGTAAAAATACAGGACCAGACAGAGGAACAGTAGAAACACAGGACCAGACAGAGGAACAGTAGAAACACAGGACCAGACAGAGGAACAGTAGAAACACAGAGCCATACAGAGGAACAGTGGAAACACAGAACCATGCAGAAGAATAGTGGAAAAACAGGACAACAAGAACAGTAGAACACAGGACCAGACAGAAGAACAGTGGCAACACAGAACCAGATGAAGAGCGGGCTTTTAAAATGAATACATAATACACAATATTAGTTCATAGAGGTTTAAATATGTACATAATCTCACTTGTCATATGAAATAGCTTAGCGCTCCTGTTAGTTAAACACCcacttttttttcaggtggCGGCGGTGGCGGATTCTACTCTAGTGGAAGAAGTGGAACGAATTTTAACGGAAGCATTGGGGATGGGGGAGAAGGTGGCATGGGATTTcttcagggaggggtgggtggaagatctaagaaacaaaatattgtgGGTGGGTTTGGAGGTGGTGGTGGAGCTTATGGGAAAGGAGGAtcgggtgggggagggggaggagggggaggagggtaCTCTGGGGGAGGCAGTGGAGGCAATGAAAGAAATTCCTGCGGGGGTGGAGGTGGATCCTACAATTCTGGAAAGAGTCAGCAGAATGAATGCTGTTACAGTGAATTTGGGCATGGTAAGGTGACCATCATTCTGCTGTAGAACAAAGATATCACGTCTTTCACCAAACACATTATCGAGTGAATTAGAAGAAATGAGAGCACAATCTGAAAAAATATCAGacagaaaatttcaagaaagaatTACTATTTTTATGGGTTACTGCACTTGCCTCCACAGGCAGATCTCCATTCATTTTCACTTTTCCATCCTCCTTTCTGCTTGTCGTCATTGATTCTTTTCCctaattgcttttgttttaaaagattagggtggaggggggggggggggggtctggAAGGGAAGAAGAGGGCTTTCCGCCAAACAAGCAAATGCTGTTTTGAAGggtttgtgttttgttgttgtatatCCCGCCTCCCTTTATCCAGCCTTTCCATTTGAGAAGGTGTTTGGTTTGAAAACGTAATTCAACTTCTTTCTCTTCGTAGTCATTGTGAGACGAGAAGACCTAAGAATGGTTCGATCCACAGTAAAATTATCTTCACGTAAAGCTCTAATACACATCACTTATAAGAAATAATGTAGTAGCCAAAAGTCTCAAAGTGCTTACCGCTAACCAGGAGTGTAAATTTGTAAGTGTCAACAGCTAAGAAAATATGACAAATTGCTGGATggaaagggggaggggagggggctACTTGAGATGTACAAGCTTTCTCTCTAGGAGGGGTAGCTTTGTTCCTAGTTACTATGTGCAGCAAGCTTAAGATATGCTCCAgcagtttttaaattatttctttttttagatggtgttgttgcttttttgtACTTGCGATTGTCTCTTTATTCTTTTCTCGCAAAAACCTGGGTAAAAAGGGTCTCTCTTAGAGATTTGTTTTTAACACTTTCTCCCATCTGAGAGAGCTTGGCCAGACAGCGAAGAAAAAATAAGCTTTGAAAGATTGGACAAAGATTGCGCACGCAGTGTGATCGTTCGGATGGGGCcagctttcaattttttccctttaaatccgttttttatcattttcaaggtgtttttctttttaaatcataATCGTCATGCGTAGTAAACAACTTCTAGTTACTATTTATGTGATAAGCCGAATCATACTCGCATTTTGACTGTTTCTTGATATGATCTATCGGGGGATGgatgcatagatgacgtcaacCCTACCAgttttcatataaaaaaatagAACCTGTGTTGCTATGCGTCTGCACAATAACTGATCACAGAAGACGCCACTATTGTAAGAACATCAGTGTCACACTTGATTGTGCCTTGCGTCCAAATTTTTGTCTATAATTGAACAGACGCTTAACAACACAGATTCTATTTGTTAACTAGATAGGGACATGTTTGATAAGAATAGGTTATGAAATATAATATAGGCAATTACACCAAGTTAGAGCAGTCCTTACTGTGATCTAGCTGTCTTTGATGTGTTCGTGTTAGGGTTCAAATGAATAAGGGTTTCTGCCCCTGAGATGGAAAAAACGAAATGGAGTTGTCTGTGTATGGATGCCAAAGAGAGTTCTAAAGATTGAAACATAGAGAAAACAATTCGCTTCGAGAAAGCTTTAACGCTTAagattgaatgaatgaaaacaatagaACGAGTACACTGAGCGAAAGCGACGGAATGTACACCTGACATTTTCTGTTTAACTTCCGCCTCTAAGAACGCCCTTCATATTACTGATTATATCAACGAAAAAACATGTCTACAGTGATCCCGTTATTCGGCGAGTTCTTCAATTGGAAATAGGCGTCTCTTAAGATTCGCCCTAACTCCTTTAGGATCTCGCATCTTCCGTGGTATTCTTTATCTTGAAATATGTTTCCTCTTTGGGATAATAAAAGTTGCTTTCGCCTTGTTAGCTTCCGTTGTCTGAATGCATAACTGTGAGTCACTTAATACAATATCTGCATGTTTAAGCCTCTCTCGTgaaacgattaaaaaaattcaaatggcAAAACTTAGAGCGGTCCATACCCGAGGCCTCTCCTGGATCGCTGAAAAGCGTGGAATTAGTCAATCAGATTCGAAGATATTTACGATTCCGGACCAATGAGAtgctcgagaaaaaaaaaaatttacttattgAGTTTGGTCGGGCCGGACGGAAAGATATTTGGGTCGAACCACATGACCAATGGTCAAAACATTTTCTCGTTCGGGCAAACTAAACTCAGTCATTAGGcagtttatcatatgaccactaagtGCTGAAAATTTTacgaatttatttcaaactgaatAAGAAGAAGGGCGCACGCGGGACAACCTCTCATACATAAAATATTCTGcaataaaaacttttcctttgcCACTTTCGATTCAGAATTTCCCAATCACCTTTACCCTCGTTTTAAAAACGAGGCCTGATGCTTGACCATTCGTATGAAAATGAGTTAAATTTGAATGTATGTGAAAACTTATCGTCATATGAAAGGATAAGCACCAGGactcattttgaaaatgagGCTAAAGGTAATTCGGAAATGGCCTATTCATCGAAAAACCTGTCTCTTTtgtactcttttgtttttccccTTTAAGTTTTTGCAACAAAGCCCTGTCTGTGCAGGGTATCCGCAGCCCTCCACACACCCGCTTTGATTATTTTTCCTTTGGGATTGCACGCGCGAGGCCGAACAGGTCACAAGATAGAAAGggtttttatttggaaaaagtgCTTATTGgtgacaattttgaaaaaaaattcgaaccGCTGACTGCCGATCTGTGGAAACAATGTAGGACATTTCTACAATGTAGGCTGACACAACACAGACTCGCACAAGGGAATCTTAGCAAACAAATTCAAGcgtattctttttcttttcttttttttttctttctattcaGGAATGGATAGAGAGACTATGGTAACATCAAATTTCGTTGACGAAAAGGAAGCGGCTTCCTATTCAAAGGCTACTGCCACACTGATGTTCGTATTGTGCTTCATATTAATTTTCTGTTCAGTTTAGGACTGTTCACCAACTAAACTTGaatgtaaaaataatattaataattaaaaaaagagccTAAAATTGTGCGCAAATTattgataaagaaaatggttttaaCTGACGAACTTTTGTTTTGACGAATCATATGCCATTATATGATCAATCTGGAATTCCATACTtgcttttttgttcttgtaCAGTATCGAAGAAACAAGTTCTACTTGGCTTTAGGCCGCCCTAGCCGAGAACTACTCAAGAAACGCTGCAAAATAATGATTATGAGTCATttgaataatgaaaataataattacttcTGGGCGTATTGCAACTTTACCCATAAaaagtcactttttttttcctttttgcacgTTCCTCGATTCATCTCGGTTACTTGGTTAAATTAGGTGACAATTCGTGCAAAGATCGCTTAAAAATTCACTTAAGAGGCATTTTCTACGAATTTTTACTGGACCTAGTTTCCAGCcgctttattttaattcattttataaagACGTGGACTTTGTTTTCATCTCTTGAAATATTCTGAGGTCAATGattagaaaaaaagttgattatTACCATTTTTACATAGATTCATCGGTGGAGACCAATGGTTTGGAAAATGTcattaaaattctgaaaaaaaaaaaaaacgaagtaTTGTGGAAGGCATGAAAATTTAGTTAGAGAGCTACTACGCTCTAACCTTTTTTGTGTGGTTCCCTTTAATGCTTTGCTTTCGTCCTCGGGACCTTTACGAAAATCACGGAATGAATAACAGGTTGTATGCGAATTTTTTATCAGTAGAAGATTTGAGGAAATTGCCATAAATGAAGATATATCTCACCGATAAAATGAGAATCAAATAAAAGatgtttaaaagttcaaaataatttatcgATCGACTGTTTTTCGACCTTAATTTTTAGATATCGTAGACTTATGTTCTAAAATACTCTAGGGAACTTTAAAAGtgttcctttatttattttgcgTTGCTGAGTCATGAGCTAAGCCACGCAAGCCAAACTGAAACTGATCTTTAATTATAATATGATGAAATGATATAGAATGTCCCAGGCTGTTAAGAATATCTATATAAGCATAGCTCATATTTAGTTGCTGTTGCTATCACTGGCCTTTTCCGGGTGTTCATTTTCTTCGAGTCAGTAGTGGAACCACTTATTCTGAAAGAGGAATCGAGAGACAAAATGAATGCAATCACCTGTCGTATACATGACAACTTTAATTGTTACTACGGTAATGTTTTGCAATCCAATAATGACTCAACAAGAAAATTAACTTACCTTGCTGAATGGTTTATTAAGCAAACAATGTAAAAAGGTTTCTGTAGCTTTATGCTTTGCGCTTATGAGATGATTGAACATTTTCATTCAGTACCAAACCGTATTgtagaacaaaacaaagaaaaagtatagtttttaaaaacaaaacaacaaaaccttGGGTAAAATAACATGTTATTGGTAACCATAGATTCATCCAAAGGAAGTCTTCAAACTGCTTCCTGACTGAATAGCATCTGCGCTGCAATCTTTCGTACGCACGTGATCATAATTCTGACAAGTCCTGTGATCACAGCATTGGCATAAGCACTTCATTATCTGTCAATAGCTTTCACAGAGGGTTTTCCTTTGtcaaaaattgatattattaccgtttcttttgaaacaatgGTCACAGAGAGTATAAATTTGTCGCTGTTATACGATGCTATATCTAAAATGTCGTTTATTGATTTCATAAACAGGTTACTGAGACAAACAGTATTGTTCAGTAGcaaacttcagctttaaaacAAGAGATAATTTGCACACAAAATGCCTCCCGTCGGAGTAATATTTGAGTTGTTTTTGATCTTTTGAGAAACATTTCCACCCTTTTGACAGGTGTGACTTgtagagaagaaaaattcaaaaacttttAGAATAACTGCATCTGTAACcttcattcattttgaaattggACTTTTCATCCCAATTTGCTTAAGTTATGTCGTCCCAACATCATGTGAATTCATTATTCACGCTATTATGGCGGCGAGTCCGATCCAAACAACACGTCGGCCGATGTGTTGGTCAAAGCGTATCCTATCACTGAGGGTTTAATTAAATGACgaagtttttttcaattgtattgTGAAGTTTTGCTTTCCCCTTATTGCTAATTCAAATTCCCGCAGAAaaagcggcctttttttctacTTGGTTTAACAAACCTTACAGAGTTCGggtattttacatttttgctCTGTTATTGCTATTCAAAAACTAAGTTTTAAGTTATCTTGACTTGGGGGGTGCTGTTAAGGCGAAATATTACTGGTTATTACTAACTTAAGGATAACTTGCAAAAGAATGGAAACAACAATGATGGCAACAACGAATATAACGGGAAGTGGTTCACAGACGAAACTTTTTGAAGGATGGCAATGCTCCCCGGTTTGGGTAGGTGAGTTGAAACAACAGTCCATTACATTCTCAGcagtcaacattctcctctccattaCAGCAATCCTTGGTAACTCTCTCATCGTTGTTGCCCTTCGCAAGGAGTCTTCcctccatccgccatccaaactcttgtatcgttgtctagcaacaactgatctgttggttggtcttgttaacCATCCTTTCTACGCCACCTATTGGATGTCCGTAGTCtacgaacactggagtctttgtcgatgCGCACTGGGCGCAATGAGCATAACAGGCTCTATACTGTGTGGAGTTTCTTTGTATACAATGGCAgccataagcgtggaccgaCTTCTCGCCATGTTGCTGAGGTtgagatacaaagagattgtaactttAAGGCGCACATATATTATTTTAGCTATCGCTTGGGTTCTATGTCCATTGGGCAGTTTATTATTTCATCTCAAGTACCGTATTGGCCTTTGGTACAGCTTTATAGCTACACTATCTTGCCTGGCAATCTCTatcgcctcgtacacaaagatttttcgcgCGCTCAGTCATCATCAAgctcaaatacaagatcatgcTCAACAACAACCGAGCCAACAAAATGCGctgaacatggcgcgatacagaaaggcactgtacagtgcactgtgggtgcaaTTAGCTTTAGTCACCTGTTATGTACCACTTTTTACGGTGGAATTTGTGATCCCTCTTAGTAAAGAGCGATTTCCGAATTTCATCATACTCCAGGGAATGACAGTTGTCTTAGCATTCtttaactctactttaaacccgttcctttactgc
This is a stretch of genomic DNA from Pocillopora verrucosa isolate sample1 chromosome 12, ASM3666991v2, whole genome shotgun sequence. It encodes these proteins:
- the LOC136277424 gene encoding melanocyte-stimulating hormone receptor-like, with protein sequence MATTNITGSGSQTKLFEGWQCSPVWVGELKQQSITFSAVNILLSITAILGNSLIVVALRKESSLHPPSKLLYRCLATTDLLVGLVNHPFYATYWMSVVYEHWSLCRCALGAMSITGSILCGVSLYTMAAISVDRLLAMLLRLRYKEIVTLRRTYIILAIAWVLCPLGSLLFHLKYRIGLWYSFIATLSCLAISIASYTKIFRALSHHQAQIQDHAQQQPSQQNALNMARYRKALYSALWVQLALVTCYVPLFTVEFVIPLSKERFPNFIILQGMTVVLAFFNSTLNPFLYCWKIREVRRAVKQTIRQAICYT